Below is a genomic region from Henckelia pumila isolate YLH828 chromosome 3, ASM3356847v2, whole genome shotgun sequence.
AAGTTTTATAATCCCAACCATTTCAGTTTATCTAGGGAAGAAATTCGGTTTTGATCTTCTGGAGCTTCGATACAACGTCGTTCATTTTAAGCCTCAAGTTAGGAATCTCTGTTACACATTCTAGGGCGACCTGTAAGATCGATATGATCAAGCACTTCTCATATTTACTTATACCGATCTCTCCATCTGAATTCAACAAAGGGTTGTTGACTATCTGCATTATATCACCGCGAAAAGATTCAGACACCCATTTTTTTAATGTCAACTCAGCCGAAAACATCTCGTCGGTTGGCTTCTTTCCTGTAAATGTTTCCATCAACAAAATCCCATAGCTATAAACATCCGACATGGTCGAAACTGTACCCGTGGATCCATACTCTGACAATACGAACAAGCCGTCATTGAAACATATGAAAAATCCGTAGCTAAATTATGGATGAAatgtattatataatatatattcgaCCAATTAATTTGGATAGCATGATACTTAAATTTGAATTACCTGGAGCCATATACCCAATTGTACCCAGAGTTTTAGTTTGCTCCATTCTCTGTTCTTCTGTGAGGAGTTTGGCTATGCCAAAGTCACCTACGTATGCAATCATATCTTCATCCATGAGGATATTACTTGGCTTCAAATCGCAATGCACGATGGGGAAGGAATACCCAAGATGCAGATACTCTATTGCGGATGCGACGTCTATCATGATTCCCAATCTTTGAACAAAAGTTAAGGATAATTCAGGTGAGTAGAGCCATTTGTCGAGGTCTCCGTTGGGAATATATGCCAACACCAAAGCCTTGAAATCGAGGTTGGAGCAACTGGTAATGACCTTAACTAGATTTCTATGACGAATGCTACTCATTATTCGGCACTCCGTGTCAAAGCTCTGTAGTGCTCGCTGCGTGTCTGAATTGAAGACTTGACAGCATATGTCTTCTCATCAGAAAACAACCCTTTATACACCAAGCCGTAGCTTCCACTTCCAATCAAATTTCCTTGATCGAAGTTGTTGGTGGCTCGAACAATTTCATGATATGATATTCTGTTGAGTATGCTGCTAGGCACATTGGGCAGAGTTGGAAAAAATATGGTCTTTCTACCACCACATTTTAGATACAAGATTACGATTGTGGCAACAACAGCAATTGAAAGAATCGGTGGCAGTATGAACCTTAAAAGCCTCTTGTTACTTGATGGTTTTTGCGTGACAATATTTTCTTTGCATGGCTTGACCTTGAGTCGAGAAGCTCCACACAAATCTTTATTACCTTTGAAAGAATCAGCCGTAAAGTTGACAAAATTCCCTCCATTTGGAATTTCACCGCTGAGTTGATTGAAGGAAACATTGAAGTAATCGAGATTTGGAAGTGTCTCCACCAATAGGGGAATTGAACCAGAGAGATTGTTGAGGGATAGGTCCAAGTATTCCAAGGCCTTCAAGTCCGCAAAAGAATCCGGTATTTCGCCATCGAACCTGTTATTTGATAATGCTACATGTTTTAGACTCTGAAGCTTCCCGATACTTGTTGGAATTCTTCCAGAGAGTTGATTTTCAGATAAATATAACTCCATCAAGCTCTCCATATTTCCTATTTCTTCGGATATGGAACCATCGAAAAAGTTTTTAGACAAATATACTTGTTGAATCCCCTTATTCAACCAAAAAGTAGTGGGAATGCTAGCATTGAAGGCATTAACCGAAACATCTATTATTTTCAGGAATGGTAGAGACCCTAAACAACTTGGTAGATTTCCAGACATGATATTCTCCGAAAAATTTGCAGCATACATGTTTTTCAGATTGCAAAAGCCAAGAGGGATGGAACCCTCCAGCTTATTTTCATTCACTGCAAATAGCTGCAAGTTGGTTAAACGTTGCAGAGTCTCAGGAATCACACCGATTAACTCATTATCTGCAATTGTTAACCCAATCAAGCTGCTAAGATTCCCGATTTCTTCCGGGATTCTGCCTTTGATCTCGCAAGAATGGGCAAGTAAACGAACTACAGATGCAGAAAGATTGTTGGACCCAATAGATTTCGGAAGCATTCCGCTTATGGGATTATGGTCAAAGCTAATTATCTTGAGATTCTTGCAATTTGCAAGCGACGTCAAAAAATCTTGACTTGGTATGGATAAATTGTTggtgaaataattaaattccaaaTTAAAAACTTGAAGCAGGCGTAGATTCCTGAGAGATATTGGTATGAGGCCAGTGAAAGAGTTGGAAGAGAGATCGAGAGAAACGAGTGTGGAGAGATTTGAAATAGAAGTCGGGATGCTTCCATGGAATCGATTTACGCCAAGAAAAAGTTGTTGAAGATTCGGAAGACTTGTGCCGATGGAAGGAGGGACAGTGCCAGATAGATTATTGTGTACCATTCCAATTACTTGCAATTTGGAGAGATTGAAAACAGAGTGTGGGATGTCACCGCTCAATATGTTGGATGTCAAATCCAGCCATGTTAAACTCCATAAACGTCCCAGTTCCAAGGGAATGTTTCCTTGGATATTGGTTTCCCTTATAGCTAAATGCTCTAAATTTGACAAATTGCCAATCGACGATGGAACTGTGCCTGTTCATAAAGAAAATTCCATTGCATACACTTTCTGTTGCATAAATAATATGATTTTTTACATACAGTAGGCCATAAATAGCCAAGGTTAACTATTTCATTGAGCTCATGCATGGTTCGTTGCAACTTCCATTTCAATTGTAATATCATTTCATATAACGTGCGATTCagatttttaaaataacttaaaaaattatttaaactttgaaaaaatataGATAGTACATTAATTTAtagtaaaatataatatacatgaatcattaaaaattaatacattaatatataatttcttccaaaatacataatatattcaATTCTACCatatattatcttaaaatattaaaacttgaagTCCTGATTCTTTACAGTAAATTAAATCCAACATTATAATTATGaactaaaagaaataaaataaaataaatctttATTAAAATGGAatataatgattttaattatttattaaaaataaaataatactttcaatttatatctatcaaataataaaatgagcactaattattttctaaataatAACCATTTTTcaacattatattacttatttttttatataaatcataaacaaagttaaaaaaacaaacaaacaaaagaaatatgaaacaaaagaaaattaaataatttggtTCATTTATTCTCTCAAGCTTAATTCATATCTATATTTCGCACACATTCTTATCCCTCTACGTATAAAAATAATAGAcgtgaacaaaaaaaaattatttatctttATCCCACTCTGTTTTATGGTTGCAATGGATttctttatttttgaaattaggTTAGGAGCTATTAATATAATAGACTCTTAATTgatcttttttttctttaaccCACTTTGTTTTATAAGTTTAGTTggagtattttatttttgaaattgagTGAATGGGCTATTAATAAATTATActcaaatttattataaattaatatCCACCCGGGCTAGGTGGCCTATGCTTTGGGTCCGCCCGGGCCAGTCAAGTCTAGTTTAAAAAACATTTGATAACAGTAAACCTTGAATGTTTTTGTTAAActattaaaattgaaaatacgAGATTACAGAATAAAATAGAAGATGAATGCTTCAATAGTTATTCGTTAATGTttattgatataaattttgataaaagCTTTCAGCATTACTTTAATAATTGATTAGTCTTAAactgtataaaaaaaaatttcgagcGTAATCAATTACATGTAAAtagaaaatgtttttttttttatgaatcttTTCTATTTATGTTAATATTTGTGTTGTAATGattaaagttttaatttttaatattctaaatattgaaaaattttgacataggtatttctaaatttggaaaaaataatttatttctattgttaaatattatatttatattttgtaataattaattatatttatttcagAATATTAAATTCCCCAAAACGTAAAAATCCTACATGAAAATATGAATAGCATTTACCTGTCAGTTTATTTTGTCCAACAGAGAAAAACTGGAGCAGAGACAAGTTTCCAACATTGATGGGGATGCTTCCGCTGAAGCTATTGCTTGCCAAGTCCAGTTCTTTTAGCTGTGCACATTCACCTAAAGATTTTGGGATGCCCCCATGTATTTGATTTCCATTAGCCAGTAAATATTCTAAGTTTGGTAATTGGTGGCAAATGTCTGTAGGCAGTGTTCCAGTGAATCGGTTCTGATTCAGATTAATTGCTCTGAGCTTAGAAAAGTAGAATCTGCTCCATGGTACTGTGCCAGAGAGAGAATTCCCTCGCAAGTTTAGAGATTCAAGATTGGATAACGAACCCAAACTCGACGGGATGGGACCACTAAGCTGATTGTATCTCATGTTCATAACACGGAGCCGTCTCAGATTCCAGATCCCATCTGGGATTTGGCTGCTGAAGCTGTTGTTGCTTATGTCCAAGAATGTCAAAAAAGACAGATTGCTGATTTGTAGTGGAATGGTTCCTTGTAAACCCATGTTGAAGAGATTCAAACCAGTGACTCTGAGGTGCTTCCGGCCGCAGATGATGCCAATCCAGGTACAGAAGTTGGTCCCCTGCGTCCAGTTTTTAGCCAAGGAGTCGGAGGCTAAATGAGCCTTGATGGCCAGAAGGGATGACTCATCGTCTGCCCCCCCGCAAATTATAATCAAATTGAGACAGAGTACCACTACTATCAAAACTTTTCTTATGatcattttattttgtatttatttcTGGGACACAATATCATGAGACTACGTACACAAAGCTAGCTTAGTTGAGTTGAACATTGATTGATTGCCCGTATATAGATGGATGCTTGTCGTTTTCAAAGATTTTTTAAATCATGTTttgctttttttatttttatttttatttttttattactagGTAAGTCAAATTAACATCAATAGTACTACAGTGAAGAAGGACTAACTATTTTTTATTACTAGGCAAAACAAAGACTAAACAATTTCTTATTAGACATATCGGCTCATTCTACACTACATCGAGAGAAAAGGCTTCGGATGCATTTTTTGTACGAGATATTGGATGAATATATCAGTACTTGCTTACGAACATATCATTTTACATATCATGTTTTGTACGAGATAATGGTAGTAATTAAATAGTCTCTTGACGATATACTTTTTCTGAAAAGTGAAAGACAGCTCTGTGTAGCTTGAATATTCAGGAGATATCTCTTAAAACCGTTGTGAAGGTATGCTTATAATGATGAACGATTGAGAACTGTGTATAGCTGACGAGTAAATCGTATGGTGACCAGTCGAGTGAGAATATGACCGGGTGAGTGACAGCTTTTAATGTAACCAGACAATTATACGTTGTTTTAGACAAGCACTCCACTGCTCAGTACCGCGGGCGAGAAGTACTCTTCAAAGCAAGTGGTCGATAACCTGTTTTATAAAGCAAAACACAAGATCTACAACaatgaattattatttattatcacCCAACCTAAGGATTTAGCAAAACTCAATATAGTAAAAATTAATAGAAAAAATTTGCTttccctaataataataataataataacaatgtGCCATAACTTTTGTTAACATAATAAATACTAGTGTCTTTTGCACGcgatacatgtatatatataaattttttgtgttaattaatTTTCGTGTTAATTTCATGTTGATatgattaattaaaatattcaaaagtttatagataaatataaaataacatttagtaattttaaaatttttaaaaatagataagatattatattatagataaattaaaaataagttactTATAGCTCGAAAACCTTTAACCTTATTAAAATATTGTATGTAGATAGATATATATGATAAAAatgtaattttatttgggcttcatACACAGTATAGATTATTCTCAAGGGTTGCCAATGTGAATCCATGCGGATGATTATTCTCATGTCACcgtcaattttaaaattaattgttACGGCTAATTTCATAATTGAGGCGACCTTCACCTAACACCAACCGGTCCCATTagttaatgttttttttaacaGCCTATGATATATCATATACGCAACGCACGTATTAATATATTAAGGAATTTCTTGTCGTCAAGCCATCAATCTTGAAATATGGTAttagaaaatataaaaattaaaattttataataattaattagtcTCCTAAGTATAAAATGTAattattaacatatatatatattattataattagtCTCCTAAGTATAAAATGTAattattaacatatatatatatatatataatatatatatatgtcgaaATACGGAATCAATTTCTCACATTAAGAATAATATCAATATTTCAAATCTTCACCACAAAGTGAATTACGGCATTGGAAGAAAtagaaaatgacaaaaaaatttatcaaattaaaaaaaaaaagagaaaagaaaataacaaGAAAGCAATAGAAATGCAATAACAATGCAACTATATTCCTTGTTCTAGATGTGTTTTTTTCTCCAAGTTTAATTTAGAGGGTGTTTGACTtaacttattaaaaagagcttgtaagctcctagagcttaaaAACTATTTtatgagcttataagctgttagaacttattttaaaaataagttgttaaagtgtttgggtaaacttattttaaacaacctaaaaatgttgatatgtttgatattataagatttttttattgtcaaaattatccAAAAGGGTATAATTCTATAaaaataatgtttcgagttatacacatacgaaaatagttttagaataaaactttattaaaatataaaattgttctaatagtttactttagaaaaatttatgtgatttgtaatttttttttaaaaataatatttaacattTAAGGGTGAAGGATATAatggagatttatgaaaatattcaaggatattatagagatagagaatattttttttttgaggtaagatagagaatattaaaataagttctttTTGAAACAATACCTCCCTCttactttttttaaaacagcttattttgacagcttataagttgtttttaaaaatttttgccaaacaaaatttgagagcttaaaagctctaaaatagcttataagctgtttgaaagagcttttaatttttaagaaaaGTTGTAAAGCCGATCGATATGGATGGAAATCACTTGGCAACTCACAACTTTTGggaaatttaataaattaaaaccaTCACCCAACATTAGCAAAAAAGTtcgaaaatattaaacttaacTTCGAAAGCATACTGCCaaccaaaataaaattacaaagaGAGAGAAAAGCAAAAAGCTGGAGTAGGATTAAAAACAAAATGGGGCAAGAACAATCCCTAACCCTAGGATTGAAAAACAAAAGCAATCAGCCTTGTTGTCATAAGGGCTAAGAACGCAGCGACATGCAACTATTAGTTTGGAGTTATGTTAACTTTGTGTGCCTTGAATTGTCGCACTAATTCAATCAGCATCTGCCCACGAGTTTGTGTTTAAGTTTAGTAATGTATGATCTCACAAAGCCAAACAAACCAAAAATACACAACAATATAAAGAGGCACACAGATTACGGGTTAAAACCCAACCTTTGCATTCATACGCAGCCAAAATACAATAAGAAAAGCCAAGGTTTGCACACAATGTAAGCTCATACTCATGAATTCCTTGTGCAACTCATGGCAAAACATATaaacaaaaatgcaataaaaaatgatagcaAAAATTCGAGTAACCGCCTAGAACAGGTGTCGCACATGCGTGAGGCCAAGTGCAACTACTACACACTTGCATGCTGTCTGAATGCCACTTGTTAGTGCAGGCTCCAAGCGTCCAAAACTACCTTCCAACTGCCTCCACATGTCACCAAACGCCCACCAACATGTCCAACATTGGTCCAACTCGAAATAAGATTAGTCCACCCAACCAAGCTCCATGCTGCCAATGCTTTTATGCAGCAGACATTCCCACAATGTGCCAAATTTTTTATACACTTAGCCAATCCGACTATGTCTATGTTATGCACTAACATAACTAAGTGATAGACATTAACACTTAGCATCATGACACTCCGCATTCGCATCATGAACTCGAGCCAACTTCAAGGGTCTAACTCTTGTCCAATAAGCctttttgatttaaaaatagcTATCACACCCAACccataaattttgaatttaacgACTCCCCTACATATCTTTTTCGACGAATCCATTGGTGTCACGTCCCGAAACCGAGACGTGTCATTGGCGTTGTTTAACATTTTGAAACGTAAAACAACAAACTATGTAGTATAGAAAATAGTATTCAACCAGTCTTTTACATAACCAAAAATGTATTtgcaaaataagaaaaaaaaaacgataATAGCGGAAGCGACATTAAAACACAAAATATACTAATAATATCTCCACAACGtgatcaccaaccccagaatgcatgttgttcatcctcttccaactgatctttgGTATCTGGGAAGGAAGGTAAGAGGGTGAGTGTTTTGGTAAACAATCaacaagtgggggccgatcggaCATGATAAAAACCAAAgtatacatatgtatatattataatctcgaaacaaattaaGCATGTTGAATCTAACACAAATACAAAGCAAACTTTGCATTGATAATTATCTCATTTTCCATGGTTTACTTATCAGTCTCCTATATGTTAATCCTCTAAGGGGCAAAGCCAaaggaacggttattataacccatcgcatcagggccatatcaaatcaaaccATCGGAAATTTCTTAACCATTTCTAAATCGACTCTTAACAGTGCAATCCAAATAACTCTAACATGCTTCgaataatataacaaatatcCAATGAATTcaaaataacatatcaaagtGAAACGGATATACGTATCATGCCTTTCGAAATTTCAAAAGCATATGtaatttattttagaaaaactTAAACTCGCTCAAGATTTGTTCAGAAATATGAAAGCCCACTTACCTTTTTTGATTTCTAAGAAAATCGTGTAAGAGTAGACGTTGTTGGAGAGCCTCGTGTTGGGCGATTACACTTGAAACGATGACAGaataaaatagaaaaacaacaagaacacaaagatttacgtggttcacccaaatttaggctacgtccacggagcacTGCAACTTTTATAACTaaaagaaatattacaacaagtGTATTACACCAACACACTCAATATTACTCACTCCCAACCCGAGTATACCGAGAAAATAATTTCTCTAACTCGCACAAGAGAATTCCCATACTCAAGAAAAAAATACACTTTTTTTTCTATGTACTCTCTTTTTATCAAAGCTAAAAGACTTTT
It encodes:
- the LOC140890249 gene encoding probable LRR receptor-like serine/threonine-protein kinase At3g47570: MSSIRHRNLVKVITSCSNLDFKALVLAYIPNGDLDKWLYSPELSLTFVQRLGIMIDVASAIEYLHLGYSFPIVHCDLKPSNILMDEDMIAYVGDFGIAKLLTEEQRMEQTKTLGTIGYMAPEYGSTGTVSTMSDVYSYGILLMETFTGKKPTDEMFSAELTLKKWVSESFRGDIMQIVNNPLLNSDGEIGISKYEKCLIISILQVALECVTEIPNLRLKMNDVVSKLQKIKTEFLP
- the LOC140890250 gene encoding uncharacterized protein, which encodes MIIRKVLIVVVLCLNLIIICGGADDESSLLAIKAHLASDSLAKNWTQGTNFCTWIGIICGRKHLRVTGLNLFNMGLQGTIPLQISNLSFLTFLDISNNSFSSQIPDGIWNLRRLRVMNMRYNQLSGPIPSSLGSLSNLESLNLRGNSLSGTVPWSRFYFSKLRAINLNQNRFTGTLPTDICHQLPNLEYLLANGNQIHGGIPKSLGECAQLKELDLASNSFSGSIPINVGNLSLLQFFSVGQNKLTGTVPSSIGNLSNLEHLAIRETNIQGNIPLELGRLWSLTWLDLTSNILSGDIPHSVFNLSKLQVIGMVHNNLSGTVPPSIGTSLPNLQQLFLGVNRFHGSIPTSISNLSTLVSLDLSSNSFTGLIPISLRNLRLLQVFNLEFNYFTNNLSIPSQDFLTSLANCKNLKIISFDHNPISGMLPKSIGSNNLSASVVRLLAHSCEIKGRIPEEIGNLSSLIGLTIADNELIGVIPETLQRLTNLQLFAVNENKLEGSIPLGFCNLKNMYAANFSENIMSGNLPSCLGSLPFLKIIDVSVNAFNASIPTTFWLNKGIQQVYLSKNFFDGSISEEIGNMESLMELYLSENQLSGRIPTSIGKLQSLKHVALSNNRFDGEIPDSFADLKALEYLDLSLNNLSGSIPLLVETLPNLDYFNVSFNQLSGEIPNGGNFVNFTADSFKGNKDLCGASRLKVKPCKENIVTQKPSSNKRLLRFILPPILSIAVVATIVILYLKCGGRKTIFFPTLPNVPSSILNRISYHEIVRATNNFDQGNLIGSGSYGLVYKGLFSDEKTYAVKS